TTTTGGTATATTCTTTCATATTCATTTTCACGTTTTGATTTTGCTTCTCCAGCAAAGATTTCATGGAGATTTTCGAAAGTTTCAACTATGAAATTCGTTGCTTGTCTCATTAATTCATACCCTCGGGAGTAAGGGCGATGGCTTACTCGATCAATAATATTTGTGTATATACCTACAATCGCCACATTCACCACAAACAAGAAGAAAAAGAATTTACTCCAAGCGAAAACCATTACCAAAATTAGTACCATACGTATAAGCACAAAAATGTTGCGAATAAAACCATAATCAAGAACGACAAAAGCTTCGTTAAGTTGATTATTAATCAAAGAGGCATAGTATGCCGAACCTTGTTGCTTAAGTTTTTTCCAAGGGAAAAAGAAAGAGAGTTTGAAAATACGATTTGATAGATCCGCGGCAGCTTTGAATTTTTCACGTAAATAAATTTGGTCGCCAATGTAGGTTAAGATAAACGAGGCAGTGTATAAGATCGCTAAAAGATAAATGGAGTTCCATTCCATTTGCATATTTATTGTTAACCCGTCTATGATGGTTCTTACCAGCAATGGAATGAAAAAACCGAATACAACTGATGATGTTGCAAGGAAGCCACCAATCAATATGGGTATAAGCCTTCGTTTTCCAATCAAAGAATAAAAAGATAATATCTTACGCAAGTTTGTTAAATTCATTTCTCCTCCTCTATAAGTGGAAATCATGTTTAAAGGAAAAGAGAGGACACTACGCCCTTAGCTAGGTAAACTTAATTTAACTCGAGATTAATTAACCCATATTTTCGGGAAAAAATCGGGTTCTCTTTTTCTTAATCTAAAACTGCATCTGGATTATTTTCTTCTAGGTTCATTACTACTTTATTAAATAGCATTAAAACACAAACGACACATAAAATCAAACCAGATAGAATGAACATAAGTCCTATCCCCCTGTTTTTCCCAACACCTATTAAAGAGCCAATCCACGTATTCGCTAATGTGCCTCCATCTATAAGAAGTGGATTGAATACTTTTTCTGCCAAAACACCTGATAATACAATTGCAACTGGAGTTATAATTTTCAAAAGTCCATCTATCACAGCGCCCACTCTACCCAAAACTTTACCCTCAATTTTTAGCTGCATTATGGTACCAAGTGTCGCATTTGTGAATGGAACAGGCAACATAAATATGAAAAATCCCACACCAATTATATACCAAAGAGGCGATACACCCATCACACACAAACCTATACCTGATAGTATGAGTCCAGTAAATATCGCTTTTACCCTATTTTTAATAGTTGGTATAACACTTGCAACTAACCCTCCTAAAACTAATGCTATTCCCGATATGGAATTTACCATCCCATAAATTACGGAATTATAATTACCCATTATTATTGGTCCCACAAGCACAATACATAAATTAGCTATAAAGTTTAACAGGGCAAATACAGCTATGAGTGAGAAAAAACCTTGTTTTCCTTTTAAATAGGTAAGGGTATATTTAAAATCATTGATTATATTACCCATATTTACCCTTTTATCTTCGATAACAGGCTGTGGGATTTTTTGTGATAGGACTGTTCCTATTGCTACAAAGAATGTTATAAAATCGATTGTTAATAAACCTGATAAACCAATTAAAGGGTATAGGGCTCCTGCTACTACAGGGGCTATTATATTTTGAATGGAGGGGATTAATTGCATCATTCCATTTGCCCTACCAAGGTTTTTCTTAGGAACAATTTCTGGAATAGAGGCAGTGAATGCAGGACCTTGAAACGTCCCAAATACTGCAGATATGAAGTTAATAGGGAAAATCATCCATAGTTTCATTTGCCCCGTTATAAGCAATATGATCATAAACATTTTTAAAAGTGCGTCAAATGCGTCTGTGAATATAATTATATTTTTCCTGTTTTTCCTATCAGCGACTGTTCCTGCGATCGGTGCAAAGATTATCCCTGGTAAAATCCGCATTAAAACAGTCATAGTGAAAGTCATTGCACTTCCAGTTGCTTCTAAAACCCAGACAGATAACCCAAAAGTTGTCAAACCAGAACCTAAAATAGAGACGAATTGCCCTATCCAAATTATCATAAATTTTTTCATGGATTTTTCTTGGTCTAACTTTTTTTGATTCATCCCTTTTAACCTCCTGATAATACCTTATGAAAACAAGCATTAATTTCACTAATTTGATTCCTCAACATTCTCAATCACTTCTCTCACAGTTCTTATTTTTGTACCAATTTTGATTAATAGAGTAATAGTAATAATGCTTCCTATAAAGGCTAACAACCAATTGTAGCGAAAACCTATTTGATCCGCAATATAACCACTTACCAAAGGGATAGTGAAACCAAACAAGGATCCAGCAGCAGAAATAGCTGAAATATAAGATGCTCTCCTCTCACTTGGAATGAGATCGTGAACCCATACTGAACTTGCACTCTTATCTATGCCCAATCCCAATTCTATTAAACTGGCTCCTAAGTAGAAAGCAACAATTGAAGCGTGAGAAGCGATTGTAATAGAACCAATTGCAATTAAACTTTGCCCCATTATTGATACTTTCACACCTTCAAAACGCTTTAGAAGTATGCCTGCTAAACTATTTCCAACGGCTAAAACTACAAGAAAAATAGCCATTGTAAAACCTAAGTATGCAGTAGGCAATTTAAGCTCTTTGACCATATATAATTGCCATATCATTACAAAGGTCTGAAATGCAATTATTCCTGTCATAGAGTAAATCAAAATTAATCTCATTGTGGTACTTTTAAAAATATCAATTGTGTTTCGAACAAGGGCTTTCCTAAATGAAATTGCCCTATCTCCGTAATTTTCATTTAAAATGAAAATAAGAATGATCGATGTCCCAAGTGCCATTATACCAGCAACCAATAAGGGAAAATCCGGACGACCAATTGCAAGAACAGAGGACAATAAAGCTACAATAGCTCCGAATATTAGTGAAATTGCATTTGCATTCGGAAACACTTTCGCTTTTAAATGTGCTCGACCTTCTTTAGTAATTTCATCTACAAACCAAGCTCCCGGAGTGCCGCTAATCAATGCAACACCGGCTGCCCAAAATAAAATACTCAAGATAAAAGTGAATAGATTATTTGCTTGGAAAAATACCAGTAAACCAATGGACCATATAAAAAATCCTAACACTAACGATCTTTTCCGACCGTATTTATCAGCAATGTTTCCAGTTGGAAAGTCTAATACACTTAACGCTATTGAAGCAATCGCTAATACCTGTCCGATCTGAAATGAGGTTAATCCCCTTATACCCATATGAGCAACATATACAGTGCCGAATAATTTATCAATACTTTCGTAAAGTATAATAATAAAATAATATTTCATTATTGTAGAGTCAAGTCTGATTGATTTACCAAAACGCCCCATACATTTTATCCTCCGGTTTTTATAAAATTACTGCCTTTAAAAATTCTAAAACTTAATATCTGTTCCCTTTGCCTCCGTTCATCACAGCATTTTCTTTTTCTTATTCAACCATCAGTTTTTTACCAAAGATATCTACGAATGTGAAACTTGCTCCCCACCCTTCTAAAGATCTTAATTTTATTATATACTTTTTCATATGGTTTTCAACTGTTTTTTTAATTGGCTTCAAATATGCATTGATAAACTATTACAGAGATCAGTCAAAAAATAGTTACGTTAAAATATTTACGATTTTTTTGCCGAATATACTGTTTTTGCCATTTCTTTTACTTATTATAAGAGAGTTATGATATAATGAACTTAAGAAAAAAATATAGAAGCTTCGAGAGTTGTTAATATTCCAAAGAAAAGTTTTTGAAGTGAATTTTATTTTATATTTTTGTTGCTAGTGAGTAAAGAAAAAAGGGGTTGAGAAATAAACATTAAACTATTGTGTGAAATTGTGAATAAAGAACAGTTTATAAATTCAATTTTGGATTATATATCGAAGGTATTTTATAATGAGTTGTAAACAAAGGAGCGAAGGAAGTTGATTCAATACGAAGATTTTGCAAAAGTTGAGATGAGAGTAGGGAAAATTATACAAGTTGGTGACTTTCCAAAAGCAAGAAAGCCTGCTTATCAACTTACCATCGATTTTGGAGAGTATGGATTAAAACATTCAAGCGCTCAAATTACAGAGGTATATAAAAAAGAGGAACTTTTAAATCGACTTGTCATTGCGGTTACCAATTTCCCACCAAAGCAGATTGCTAATTTTATTTCAGAAGTTCTTGTATTGGGAGTAAATAACGAAAAAGGACAGGTTGTTTTACTGCATCCCGATAAAGAGGTCCCTTTAGGGGAAAGAGTGTACTAAAAGATTGGTAAAGAGTTTTCTTTTTTGTTTGTTCAACTTAATTATACTATAAGTCTGATAAATACCGCTTTTACCCGATTTTTACTTCTTTTTTATTTTATCATGATAAAAATAGATTCTGCAATCAACACCATATTTTTCACAGGTTTTTAATATATCATCTTTCAACCTTTCCCAATAAGAATTATCATTCTTATTATAAATATTATCATACAAGGGTAGCAAATGGGTTCTGGTATTCTTTATGTAATTCATTACCCTTCCTTTATAACTACCTCTCAAATTTAAATTTTCAAAACAGATATAATGGGTATGCTTATAGATCTTCTCTATGATTGATTCATAATCACAGATCCCTGGAAAGATTGGAGATATAAATACATACGTATTGATTCCTTCTGCATTAAGTTTATATAAAACATCCAGTCTCTTTTCCACCGAAGAAGCATATGGTTCTATTTCTTTTCGAAATTTATCATCTAAGGTATTCATAGAAATCCCAACCTTAATATTTGAAAACTGCTTTATCAAATCAATATCTCGCGTAACTAATGCTGACTTCGTTAAGATCTCAACATGAGCCTTAGTTCCAGTAAGCTTCTTCAATATTTTTCTTGTCGCCTCATACTTTTTTTCGAACGAATTATATGGATCTGTAACAGAACTAAATAATATTGTTTGATTCTCTTTGAATTCAGGAATTTTTATTGATGAAACCTTCTTAATATCAATAAAATCTCCCCAATTATAATTATGGTTTGTAAAACGTTTCATAAATTCCGCATAACAATAAATACATTTATGCGTGCATCCCACATAGGGATTGCATACATAATCTGCATCCGGCAATTTAGTTTTTGAAAATAATTCTTTGACTTGAACCTCACTAATATGAATCAAATTTTCACTTCCTTCTTTGTTGTTTCCACTGCTTGCTACCATGATAAGAATTATGCTTTCAATCTTTTGGAAAAGGTTGTTAAGTATTTGGATCTTAGCTGATCTTTCTAATTACCTTTTAGGTAGAACTAAATACAGAAACTATTTAAAAGAAACGCCCTAGAAGGGATCTAACGAGAATTTCCGTCGTTCCCTTAACAGGGAGTCTCCTTTCTTCTAAGAAATTTACAAGAAACGTACACTCATTGAATTCATCTTTTCACTTCTTTAATTGAGATGTTTATATTTTTTAAAGCAGGCTCTTCTTTTCCTTTGTATTCTTTGCAGAGATTTTTTATTTCTATAATATCCATCAAATCCATCTCCCTACAAACAAATTTGTTGTTACTTGTTGACCACTCAACAATGCATTTTTGAAAACGGTTTTTGTGGTACTTTTAGCTATAAAATTTATTTAATCAGAAAACCCCATTTTTTCATTTAATCTCCAATCACAGAAAAAATGCACTAAATTTATGAAATGATCCTATAATATACTCTTGAGGTCAATTTGTAACTTATATAATAAACAACCGCAAAAATAAAGGCAATCACAAGAAAAGAATTGAGTATAATCATAAAACTGCTCATCCGGAAGGCTAATAACATTCTCCTTATTAAGAAAAGAGAGAAAATACCATGAAGTAACGCACCTAATAATGGTAAAGAGAATATTCTTAACATCTGTTTACTGGTGCTATTTTTTATTATTTTTTCGCTCACTCCCAACTTTCTGTAAATATCGTATCTTTTGGCATCTTCATACCCTTCGGATATTTGTTTGAAGTATAAAGTGAGTATAAAAGTCATCATAAACAATAAACTCATAAATATCAACAAAATCAAGCCACCCCCAAAGTACATTATCCATTCGTCTGATACTATTTTTTTGATCTCATAGAAAATCGTTCTTTTACTTTTTAAAGCATTATCTAAAGAGTAAAAAAATTCTGTATCAACCTCTTCTGTCACGTCAAACGAAATAACGTGACTTTCTTCAGTTGATCCTACTATTTCGTTAATTTCATTTATAGAATCAACTACGATATATAAGTGCCTAAACAAATAACTTGGAATCCGTTCTTTGATGTAAAAAGAATCTAATTCCAAAATTTTGAATTCCTTTTGAAGAGCTTGGTTTTGCATCTTTAAAGTTGAAAGATTTAAAGGGGTATAAAGAGAATAGATAGCTATTTCATTTTCTTCCAATGACAACTTTTCCGGAGCGTAATTATTGTAGTCTTCTAACGGAATTATTGAGATTGCCCAATGATTACTAATGTTTTCTGGCGTTAGCGTTAGTCCAAAATACATTACATCCTCTTTTAGAATGGCGTCAGTTGTAAATTCATCATATTCAGCATAATTTACAAAAGTGGCTTGATATTCTTCTTTGAGGGTATTTATACTTTCTTTTATACTAGTACTTTCATTTTCTGAATTTGTTTCTATGTAAACGTCCCTGTTTAGTCTGTTGTCAATCATTGTTTCTTTTCCAAAGAATACAGAAGATGCTGTTGTAAGGGCTAAAAGTATCAATGTTGATAAAATACAGATATTCGCTAAGGAAATACCGTTTTTGCTCATCCTAAAAAGTAAGTTTGATGTTGGTATGAAGTTTTCCACTTTTAAAAACTTTTTACTTCTTTTCATTCTACTTATGTAATTTATGCTCACATAATTAAAAAATAAATAGGTTGCTATTATGATTAAAGGGACAGCTAAAAATATTCCCAAAAAGCTTTTCAACCTAGTCATTATTGTCCAAGTAAAGATAATAAAGATTAATCCTAAAACAGCTTTTCCACTACTACTTTTTGGTATCTTGGTGGGAACGGCTGAAAAGGAGAGTAACTGTCTCACAGTTTTTCTACTTATCATAATATAGCTTTGAATGATGAGTATAAATACAAGAACGAAGAAAAATAAAAACACATTTAAAAGTAAAGAAAAATCAACAGTCAAAAGGTTAACTTCAAGTACTCCCGTTGTTCTTTTGATAATGCCGGCAATGATTAGTTTTGAAATATAAGCGCCTAAACTGGCTAAAACAAAACCAATTACGTACATTATTAAGTACAGTAAAGAGATCACAAGAAATATACCTTTTTTGGGGATGCCAATGGTTAATAAAACCCCAATGTTTTTGGCATATCTTTTGGTTACTATATTGTTAGTATATAGAAGAAATATTAAAGAGAAAAGGCCTAATATGATGATCCCTAACCAAAAAAATTCCTGAAAAAAAGTGCTATTTGTTGGAACCACTATCTCTATATTTGTTCCTAACTCTGAATACATTAA
The DNA window shown above is from Petrotoga mexicana DSM 14811 and carries:
- a CDS encoding MFS transporter, translating into MNQKKLDQEKSMKKFMIIWIGQFVSILGSGLTTFGLSVWVLEATGSAMTFTMTVLMRILPGIIFAPIAGTVADRKNRKNIIIFTDAFDALLKMFMIILLITGQMKLWMIFPINFISAVFGTFQGPAFTASIPEIVPKKNLGRANGMMQLIPSIQNIIAPVVAGALYPLIGLSGLLTIDFITFFVAIGTVLSQKIPQPVIEDKRVNMGNIINDFKYTLTYLKGKQGFFSLIAVFALLNFIANLCIVLVGPIIMGNYNSVIYGMVNSISGIALVLGGLVASVIPTIKNRVKAIFTGLILSGIGLCVMGVSPLWYIIGVGFFIFMLPVPFTNATLGTIMQLKIEGKVLGRVGAVIDGLLKIITPVAIVLSGVLAEKVFNPLLIDGGTLANTWIGSLIGVGKNRGIGLMFILSGLILCVVCVLMLFNKVVMNLEENNPDAVLD
- a CDS encoding MFS transporter — protein: MGRFGKSIRLDSTIMKYYFIIILYESIDKLFGTVYVAHMGIRGLTSFQIGQVLAIASIALSVLDFPTGNIADKYGRKRSLVLGFFIWSIGLLVFFQANNLFTFILSILFWAAGVALISGTPGAWFVDEITKEGRAHLKAKVFPNANAISLIFGAIVALLSSVLAIGRPDFPLLVAGIMALGTSIILIFILNENYGDRAISFRKALVRNTIDIFKSTTMRLILIYSMTGIIAFQTFVMIWQLYMVKELKLPTAYLGFTMAIFLVVLAVGNSLAGILLKRFEGVKVSIMGQSLIAIGSITIASHASIVAFYLGASLIELGLGIDKSASSVWVHDLIPSERRASYISAISAAGSLFGFTIPLVSGYIADQIGFRYNWLLAFIGSIITITLLIKIGTKIRTVREVIENVEESN
- a CDS encoding tRNA-binding protein — encoded protein: MIQYEDFAKVEMRVGKIIQVGDFPKARKPAYQLTIDFGEYGLKHSSAQITEVYKKEELLNRLVIAVTNFPPKQIANFISEVLVLGVNNEKGQVVLLHPDKEVPLGERVY
- a CDS encoding radical SAM protein, which codes for MIHISEVQVKELFSKTKLPDADYVCNPYVGCTHKCIYCYAEFMKRFTNHNYNWGDFIDIKKVSSIKIPEFKENQTILFSSVTDPYNSFEKKYEATRKILKKLTGTKAHVEILTKSALVTRDIDLIKQFSNIKVGISMNTLDDKFRKEIEPYASSVEKRLDVLYKLNAEGINTYVFISPIFPGICDYESIIEKIYKHTHYICFENLNLRGSYKGRVMNYIKNTRTHLLPLYDNIYNKNDNSYWERLKDDILKTCEKYGVDCRIYFYHDKIKKK
- a CDS encoding FtsX-like permease family protein, with the translated sequence MKRGIITKIVTKQIKQSKELYYPFILSLFTNVFAILMYSELGTNIEIVVPTNSTFFQEFFWLGIIILGLFSLIFLLYTNNIVTKRYAKNIGVLLTIGIPKKGIFLVISLLYLIMYVIGFVLASLGAYISKLIIAGIIKRTTGVLEVNLLTVDFSLLLNVFLFFFVLVFILIIQSYIMISRKTVRQLLSFSAVPTKIPKSSSGKAVLGLIFIIFTWTIMTRLKSFLGIFLAVPLIIIATYLFFNYVSINYISRMKRSKKFLKVENFIPTSNLLFRMSKNGISLANICILSTLILLALTTASSVFFGKETMIDNRLNRDVYIETNSENESTSIKESINTLKEEYQATFVNYAEYDEFTTDAILKEDVMYFGLTLTPENISNHWAISIIPLEDYNNYAPEKLSLEENEIAIYSLYTPLNLSTLKMQNQALQKEFKILELDSFYIKERIPSYLFRHLYIVVDSINEINEIVGSTEESHVISFDVTEEVDTEFFYSLDNALKSKRTIFYEIKKIVSDEWIMYFGGGLILLIFMSLLFMMTFILTLYFKQISEGYEDAKRYDIYRKLGVSEKIIKNSTSKQMLRIFSLPLLGALLHGIFSLFLIRRMLLAFRMSSFMIILNSFLVIAFIFAVVYYISYKLTSRVYYRIIS